One Echeneis naucrates chromosome 4, fEcheNa1.1, whole genome shotgun sequence genomic window, AGTTGGATGTGATGAATCCAACAATAATaatctgctctccctctctggcttctctctctcttgcctcATCCTTATATCTCACAGTACCTCTGCCATGTCTCTGCTGTATGAATGTGTCAACACCGTGATTGCAGGTCAGTGCTGTTATCCTGTCATCAAAGTAGTGGTCTCCTCAGCTTagtgtgtgtacagtattgCAATGAACATGAATCTTTggcattgatttatttattttacctccATGTTCAGTCTGTTTTCAGACATCAGTTTGTAAACTCTGCTGGGCTCTGTTACCTAGTATGCACTAATTAATTGGAAATTTTTTCTTAACTGCAGATTTGGTTTTTTCCATCTCACAAACATTTAGCTCCCATTCAGCTCTAATTGAATCTTTCCCTGCATTACAGTGTTGATTTCCTTGTCCTCTGGGATGCCTAACCACAGTGCTAGTATCCAGGTAAGGCTGAAGCCTGAGTCCACACCTCTATCAGCACTTTGATGAGGTTATCTTTTATTAACCCTTTCCATTCCAGTTGAATCATAATGCATGCTTTcaccatttcctttttgttcacaCGTCTGTCTGTCCAAACATAGATTAAGTACAAAGCAAATTTCAGACAGGCAAgcaaaattgttttcattttcacaaatgcataaaaatcaATTTTGCACCATTTCCTcaccttttctttgtctcatttcTTTGTGCCCCTCTGCTGAGACTGAAACTGGTGTGGAAAGGTTAACAGTGACATTAATGGCTCTCTACTTCTCCCCTTCTGTTTTCCCCTgctgtccctctctccctctctccctcagctCTGTGTGCAGAAACTGCGAATCCTGATTGAAGACTCGGACCAGAACTGTGAGCCCTCTGTCAATGCCTGCAGTGTGTCATTTTCTCATTGTCTGCGTGTTTCTGATTATGGAACAGTCCGCCCTTTTAGACAATATTAACTTCGACCCCTTGACTCTGGATAACTCGAACTTCTTCACAGTTCCATTTTCAATCAGTTGGCCTGTTTGGAATATCATTTCACTTAGGTCACAGCAGCGTAAGCTCAATAGATTACAGACAGAGAATTTAAAAACatagagctgttttttttttctcaggtaTTATGAAACATGGGATTTTTATAAATATACTGTGCTAGCCACCCCCAGTTGTGCATCCAGTCATTCGAGTTATCTGGATCCCTTGTACATAGATTATTAGTTATGTGTGTGAAGTAGACTAGACGTCTGGTGCCTGTGAACCTGTGGTTTAAGGTTTTCTTTATCCACTTTCCAATACATTAATAGGTAAAGGAGTGAGAGAGCAGATCTTTCTAgggttttaaaaatatttaattgatGAGGTCGACAAGGTAAAGTAACAGCTTGGGCCACTTGACTTTTGTATGAAGTGCCAATTGGAAACTGAATTTATCTCAAGCAACTTTCCAAAGAGAGCTGGTAGAGAGTTgctaaatgaatttatttacagaGACCCAACAGTTCCCACCAAGAGCCAGCACTTGGAGATAGTGGCGatacaaaattttaaaatggaaatcatGCTTGAATGCAGAAATTCGAACTAGACTCAGGTTGGATGACCATTTACCTTCACCAGTGGGGGTGAAAGAGTATGATCATATGAagtaataacaacaacagcaacaacagttgTGTTAACAGTAATGCTAAATCACATATCAGCACAGGAAGCTCATAGCTGGTAACAATATTTGAAGTCTGCCATTCTTCAAAACAATTTGGTAAACAGATTTAAGTTTAGCTGGCATGGCTGAAAGAAAGCCAGCTGACTTACCTGCAGTGTCCTCCTTAATGCATTAGATGTAACATGTAGTACAGGTTTTGGATGCATTATGTGTTGCTGCCGGAATCAGAGTGGGTGTATTACGTTAATTTAGGATTATGTGAAGTTGTGTcttgagttttttatttttaacccccccccccaaaaaaatatatatatttagattcCATTCATTTTTCTACAGTAGATGTAGATTTCTTGTCTCCTGGAACTACACTGCGTCCTTCTCCCTGGTCATTTGTGCAATGTATTCACCACAGTGACCAGCCTCGCCTCGCCTCACCCCATGGTCACTACCACACATGCACTTATTGATTCATGAACCTGGCATTTGTCGCTGAGACTTTAGATGATCGATAGACTGCTGTGATTCAGCAGTTTTCTCAATTTTAAACATCTTTTTGGTGAGTAGGAAATGTTTCCTGAGATACAAGGAAGGATAAAGCAAAACACAACTACTGtgtctagtgtgtgtgtgtcctgtgtgtatatgtttgtatGTCCTTtccattgttttgtgttttttgtgttcctTTCCTTTTGGTATTTAATtaccactttttattttttatttttattgtatttcagaCGAAAAAAAGTTCATactatatttacatttaaccaTTTTCTATATACAACTGGTGAGGGCTTATTGTGACATTAGATGTATGGCAGTTAAGTGTACTTTGAAACACATTATCAAATAATTCAGGCCAAAATAGATCTGTCCCCTAGAAACTATGGgcctgcaaagaaaataaagtttctacagtaatattgtatttttttttaattgccacATTGACAATAAAGTAAGGATAGTCATATATAAACGAGAGGTTTTGTTTGTCAGTGCAGggaaaaatgtcaaagtaagaaaataaatacttttttcttcttgagaCTGAGAATACAGGGTACACATATGTCTGATTTTGAATATACTAAggctgtgggtttttttttttttaaatagtgaaGTATCTGGGTCTTTTGGCCATGTCAAAGATCCTGAAGACCCACCCCAAGTCGGTGCAGTCTCATAAGGACCTCATCCTCCAGTGTCTGGACGACAAGGATGAGTCCATCCGTCTTAGAgctctggacctgctctatgGCATGGTATGGAACCAAAGTTTGGGCTTTAACATCACTAGCTATTTTTAACTCTGAGttgttttgttaaatatatTCAGAGCCAGGTTGTCATTCAAAACAACCAGCCTTTGTTCTGTCCTTtgaaaaaagtgatttttacTGATGGAAACTAAGTTGTTCTCTTGTAGTTCTAAagctggttttctttttctctattttatttatttattttttataaatgtttgctttttttctttatcattaaAACTCTAGATTTTCATTTATGCCTTAAACTTTGATGATTGATGAACTGGTATCTCCCCTCTCCAGGTATCCAAAAAGAACTTAATGGAGATTGTAAAGAAGCTGATGCTGCATGTGGACAAAGCAGAGGGAACCACCTACAGAGATGAACTTCTCACCAAGATCATCGACATCTGCAGTCAGAGCAACTACCAGTACATCACCAACTTTGAATGGTCAGTTTCATTGCTAGTAACTTCATACAAGGTCGGTCGTATAGTTGTTGGgttgttgtctgttttgtgttttgtttcttggtGTCCAATATGATATTCCTCTTCGGTAAATGTCTCAGCAATGCTTCTGTATTTTCTCAACAGGTACATCAGTATCCTGGTGGAGCTCACCCGATTAGAGGGCACGCGGCATGGACATCTCATCGCCTCTCAGATGCTGGATGTAGCTATTAGGGTTAAAGCCATCCGAGCTTTTGCTGTCGCCCAGATGGCCACTCTGCTGGACAACGCCCACCTTCTTACAGGCAACATGCAACGAAATGGCATTTGTGAAGTGTTGTATGCTGCAGCCTGGATCTGTGGAGAGTTCTCAGAGTATGTTTACTTCTTCCTTTGCTATGCAGTTACATGATCACTGGTATAAAAAGAGGCTATACTACCACTCAAGACCAATAATAGTATACAACCTGCAGCAGACCTGCATAAAGAAATCGTGAGGGTAAAATGATAGTAGTAGGATATCCTATTACCTTAGTTTTCTGTTACAATGAATCTACAGGTAAATGGCTGAAATTTTGCTCATATACCGGTCTTCACATTCCTTTATTATTTTAGTATAACAACACATCCCTTGCAGCCAAACTTAATTAACATGTTCTTATACATACAGTTAATCCGTGACTCTCAATTGGACTCATGTATTGAGATGTAGTGAGCAATAAACCAGTAATGACAGAAATACTCCACTCTTTTTAGACACTTGGAGAACCCAATACAGACACTGGAGGCCATGCTACGGCCTAAGGTGGCTACTTTGCCAGGCCACATACAGGCAGTGTATGTGCAGAACGCAGCCAAGCTATTTGCCACTGTGCTGAAGGGCCAGGAGGGGAACACCGACAGCACAGCTGCACAAGAAACCAGCCAGCTGATGATCGATAGGTTACCACTTTTTGTGCAGAGCGCCAACCTTGAGGTGCAAGAGAGGGTAAGAGAGGAGGAGCTCCGTGATTGAGAAGCTTCAAACATGTTTTCCTTTGCCAAAATTGTAGTATACAATAGCTGTTTACTTCTGGCTTTGATTATGTACGTCCCAAAGTGACACCCTTTGATAAATACCTGTGCGAATTTAGATAACTGACATTCACTGACTGTCACTGTCTTCAGGCATCTTGCATCCTGCAGCTTGTCAAGTACATCCAGAAACTACAACAGAAAGATGTAGAAGTAGCGGAGGAAGTCAGCGCTCTGTTTGCTGGAGAGCTCAATCCTGTAGCTCCCAAGGCACAGAAGAAAGTGCCTGTTCCTGAAGGGTATGTATGCTCTGGCCATCAGGCGCTCAGTGCTTAGTTGACATGACTGCATTTTTTAGCCTGTTAAGTAAAATTCAAGGAGTTtgttttggaatttttttttgtgtggacaAGCAAGAATCACTAGGACACTGATAATTTcctgcagttgtttttcttgcGCTGtgtcatgtaattttttttctttttttttttttgtagtctgGACCTGGATGCCTGGATCAACGAGCCTCCATCTGAGAGCGAGTCTGAGGACGAGCAGCCCAAGGCTATTTTTGCCAAGGAGGAGCCCAAACACTCCCGCCCCCGTCACACAGAGGTGGATGAGAAGGAGCTGGCAAGGGTGAGCTTGTCAATGATTGTAACATTGCAGAATTCATAAGAATTACTTTTAAGAGTAGTTCAGAACTTCAATACTGAATGTAAGCCAATTTTGAAGTCCTGAATTcgttttgaaatgaaatatttttatttaacagcttTGAGGAGATTATCTTTAAATGTTACGTCACTCAGTAAAAACCCAGACAAGAGCGATAATCAGTCTAGCTGTAATCGTTCAAATTTTATTTCCCAAACAAACAATATAAGCAATATTGATCTTCTTAGAGTTCTGCTGTTAGTAAATCTGGTTCCCCATGTGGTTTTCCTTAAGTACTGAGACATACTCTTCTTTATTGATGCAATGTATGTGTTAATGCTGTTCTTTAATCTCAGAGGAGAGAAGCCAGAAAGCAGGAGCAAGCCAACAACCCGTTCTACATCAAAGCCTCCCCATCGTCTCAGAAGGTGTGCTTACTTCACATTACTCTATTTATACGCTATTTATACAGTTTGCATGTCTCTATTTAATCCAAGTAATTTAATATGTCACTTgtataataaatcaaatattttttttccttttacaggTTTACCAGGACACCCCTGGAGTGGAACACATTCCAGTGGTGCAGATTGACCTCAGTGTGCCTCTCAAAGTCCCAGGTCTGATACCATTACAAGTCTTTAATCTCATTCATGACTCTTACAAATGGTTGGTCATTGTAATAAATGTTATGGTACAATACCAAAACTATAATCCTTCTAGTTAAATTCATTACTAgttttctgtctcactgtctgttaatatcttctctgctgctgtttctttccaGATTTAGATCATTATCAAAaggctttctcttttttttttttttttcataatttctctctttttttatatatatctgtatTTTCCTTGCCCCCCAGGTATGCCTATGTCTGACCAGTACGTCAAGCTGGAGGAGGAGCGCCGGCAGAAAGAGagggcagagaagaagaagaaagagaagaaaaagaggaaagaaaagcgaAGTGGACGAGGGAAGAAACAGGATTCTGGCCCAGAGAGCGAAGAGGACATCACACCTGCACACATGGTTGACATAGTTACAGAGGAGATGCCAGAGGTGAGCTGGAGTTGTGTAGGGATCACAGtaaatttataatgaaactTAAAAGCAGCCACAAACATGGGACATAAATTAAtccacatttttctttaaatgattCACAACAAGTTCAGTAATTTGTGGTATGATAAACACTTTGACTTtggacatttcatttcattttgatttcatttattggTGTCTCATCTCTGAGAATAGAAATATGTATCTCAAAACATGTCTTCAGATTCTCTGTGTGTTGTAGTGATAGAAGAGTTTCGATGAATGTCAAGTCTCTTTTATTAAGTCCACCATCTTACTGCTTCAGAATGCCTTACCCAGTGATGACGATGACAAGGACCCCAATGACCCTCACAAAGCCCTGGACATCGATCTGGACAAGTGAGTTGACACCTTGTTCTGCACATTTGCAGACCTTTGTGCAATTTGCAAATAAATTTTGTCAtgaacatgttttatttaagcCAATAATCCGATCCATCAACCATTCTGCCCAAAACTGAAAAAGCTGTTCAACACTGAAGCTTGTATGAATTAGATGTTTTCTCTTAGTATTTAATTCAGCATTGATTCCTGATTCCCGTGAGCTTCCCAGCAACAGTGTCACAGCCGATGTGGCTTGgccctttccttccctctgacTCCTTCTCATGGCATTCTgctttctgcttcctcttttctaTGCCTGCACACACccatttctgcctctgtgtgggCAGCTTGGTGGAAACAGCTGGGCGTAGGTGAGTAGCACTCCAGCCACAGGACCAGGACTTCCAACATGTACATGGACTctggcttttctctctctctctccaaatgGCTGCCTTGCTCTCCTGGCTAACATAGCTGTCCTTTCTTTACTCACTTGGATTTTGCAGTACCTgcttaatttattgtttaatcGTAGCTTTTAGtgtagtttattatttattaactaTATACTATTTTCTCTTACCTTGCTACCATTTTTGAAAACTTGTTTAAGCTTGACAATATCAGCAGCTGATTCTAAACAAGACTGTATCGTCTCTCTCCTCAAAaaccgtatttttcgcactataaggctcacttaaaatccttaaatttcctcaaaaatcggcagtgcgccttatgtatgaattcttgttgtgcttactgacgTCAAACCAATTGTATGTGGTACAATGgcctcaaaaatctgtcaaaatgttttattgcgaCTTTGTTAAGCGACAAAGCCgctccgcttgatggattgtcagagcattcccagctgacacagggacgttgtattgacattggtccttggttggatatgggttgcaacatCAGACAACGTatgataactaattatgtagtgcaagCTCGACTtacctgactgtttttgtttcgatttatatatgttttatcatgcgccttatgtatgaaaatacaCCCGTTCATTGATTAGAATGCGGTGCAGtccttatggtccgcaaaatacggtaagATATATCTCTGATAAATGTGACATAGTCTcatggaaaaaagacaaattttaaatggctgctgctgatCTTCTCAGGACTTAATATTTTACCACCTGTCCTCTTGGAAcaggcttttgtttttcctgcagattGCCTGCATCATTGTGCTTTTAGAAAACCCACCGCAGGGTTTGCCTCCAAATTTCATGCGAGCTATTGTTTCAAACAAACATCCTCCTTACCAACCACATGTGGCCTATGTAGTTTTTTTGAAGCTTTAATAGTGCAAATTGTGGATTAAGCAGTGAAGACAAGTAAGCAGCAATAACGATCACTGTTCCATAGAAAATTGACCTCAATAGAATGACAGAATTTTCTTCTTTGTAGTACTTTGGACTTGTGCAGCCAGTCTCTGAAACATATATCCCTAATGTccctttatttactttatttaatataaatgtataattttacTTAACGGCTTGAGGTGCTCAAAATAATGtaagtcacacacaaaaacaaaggttgtgttgttctttttgtaggTTACAGTACATTACAGACAATTAAAATTGTACATTCTTGGTATTATTACCTTGGTGTACAGTCAAGGCTAATAGGTAGTATGTCTTTATACAGAAAAGCCAGCAGAGGGCTACACTGAGTGTGGTTACTACTCAAAAGCCAGGCTTTGGGGATACTGAATTAACAGCTCAAGTTCAATATgaaggaaataattttttttagtttgtagtTGTCTGAGAATTTTCAGAAATTCCCACTCAACTCAACGCTTTGAATGAGATGTGGCTGCTGCACACCGCAGAGTATTTGGCTGATTATGATGGGTTGCTGCACCCCATAAGCCTTGCTCTCCTGTTTTTTAAGTCCAGATGGACAATAATCACCTCATACATCCATTCAAACATTTATCTGTATTCTCTTGTTTTGTCCAGGCCTCTTGCAGACAGTGAGAAGCTACCAGTGAGGTCACACCGTGCAGCAGAGTCCCTAAAAAGCCCGGCAGAAGATGGCGATGTCGAGAGCGCTGCCATACATGCGCCTAAGAAGAAGAAtggcaaagaaaagagggagaagaagaaggataaAGACAGTGACAGGAAGGTCAGGGTCTTGTTTTATTCTCCTTGCTGGAAACCACACTTGCATCATTCTGTGTATCTGAAGAAACCaatgaatctgatttatttgagCTGAGGGGTGGGGCAACAAGGAGTTGCCAACCACTTAGACATGACGACACAGGGCTAGATTTCTCAACTTTACGGTGGCACAAGACTGTATTAAATCTTCTGTTTTTGCAGaagagcaaagaagaaaagaagaagaaaaaacacaaacatgaagaaaaagaggaggatcTTCTCGGGGGTCAAGCAGAGGAGCCTGCTGTCCAATCAGAAGAAACCAATGAAGTGGCAGCACCGCCCACTTCCACCAGTGCTGAGgtatacaaaaaataaaactgcagagcAGGGACTTCTTCTGCCTGGTAATGGATCAAGTGtcaaatattttaatacatgccaaaatctgatgaaattaaataatctgATATTGAATTAATAATTGAAACTGGCTGTGAAATAACATTATACATGCTATACAATTCCTTCTAAAAGGTTACTGCAAACAGATATCTTTGGCCATTTTCATTGACTCAGCACTTCCATTGCTTCTTCCCAGCCTCTCTTTCAGTCAGCTTTAAAGATCAAGTATCAGTTTCCCTGTAGCCAGCTGTGCAGCCTGTTGCCAAATACTTGATTTATTCATGAAACAGAATGGTGTAATCTCGGTATCCATTTTCATGGATAGTAGTAAGATACAGAACCTTTTTGGCCCTCACCCCTCTCACCTCCTCGCATTCCTTTCCCTCCCTTCCCCTTCTAGGTTTCGGATCTGGATTTCTGGCTCTCAAATGCTCCAGTGCCCTCTAACACCCAGGTTGAGTCAcccaccccctcctctttcttttctttctcccctcttctcctcagTTACCTCTTTCATTCATAtctccatttttttattgatgtcCCTCATACATTTGATTTTTGGTTTTGCATTGTTCCTTTTAATATTAGCCTCCTAGTGTGGACCTggtgttatgttttgttgttgttttgtttttgttgtcccCCTCACCTTTTACACTTCAACTTTTTGACACAACTTCCTCCCTTTCACAGGTCACATAACACTTTCCTGTCTCATTCACAAGCTTCTGTCTATTTTTtctagcatgtgtgtgtttgtctctcaaTGCCAGTGgttctcctcctcagcttttGTTTGCTCGATGAATGTCGTGTCGGTCTTGAATTGAAAGTGGTTGTTGTGTTGGTGGTGATATGTAAGTGCAGGTCATCTGAGGTTCCCTGGAGCTGGTTATTTTGCTTCCGTGTCACCACATGTGTTGTCTTAACTGCTTCTTCCATGGTGGGGTCATGTTCATCACAAGTCACAACTGTTGTAACAGATTGTCTGAGGTAGGGTCAAGGTAACGGTACTCTAAGGAAAGGGCTACTGTGAAGCAGCATTTTTAGTTGAAACCTTTTGGATACAGTATGGCATCAGTAAAAATATCAATACAGTGACAACAAATATGGCGAAGAAGAGATAATGTAAATAATTCAGgatgaaaacaataataaaaaaaaaacttttcaaatgCTCTGAGGATGGGTGTGTCTTCAGTATGTTTAAACTATTCTACATTAGCTATGACGTTGAACGCAGCTTGTCAGCAGATACCTTCTATCTTTAGAAAAAGGGCAAGTTCAGTAAAACTTGGTCTGTcacataattttaatttttgaggaattctttttttaactATGCCAGCTACAGGCCCTAAAGAAACAGGACTTCTCAGAGACATGCTTTGACAAGTCTTTCTGGaagacttgtttttctgttgactgCCACACTAGAATAACATTAGAATCATACCTCACTGTGACTAGCATCCTCAGGCTTTTATGATGAAACATTTGTAAGGCAGGTTCATTTGTGGTTTAGCTCATTTGGCTAGCTTGAATTGCTGTAACACCCTGAGTTAAGCAaatcagttttgtgtttgtggtatCACAGCTTACTGGGTTGCAGCCGATGTTGAATTACTTATTTCTGAATGGGAGACATCACTAATTTCACTTACTTCTGTCAACACAAATTTGTCACACACTGCTGTAGGTGATACATGCTATGTTTTCTCCTGTTCAcgccttttgtgtgtgtgtatttgtgtgaacaGGAAGCACCtacagtagcagcagcagaagctgctCCCGTGCCCAAAGTGGCCTCAGGCACAGCGCCAAACTCGGAGCCCGATGAACCCAAAGACACTGAAATGGAAGAAACTGTGAGTCATGGttgattaaaattttcaaaGTAGAAAGTTTAGCACTGGTTCTGACAGGACGCAGCACATAGGCAGCTCTTCTTATTCACAAAGGTCAGTGCAAATGATGCACCAGGGACCTGCcagttttaattttgtttctaGATAAATAGTTCTACCAGCAGTCAGGTTTAAATTTTTTGCCTATAATTTCTAATAAATTATCTGTCTTCCTTTTCAACCATAAGAAATCCTccaaacacaagaagaagaagcagaaaaaggagaaggaagagaaagaaaagaaaaagaagaagaagcatcatcaccatcatcatcacagcgATGGAGGCGGAGAGGAGTCGGTGCAAAATGGCACCGTGGAGGATGAAGAGCCGCTGccggtgggtttttttttttttttttttttttttttttttggtccatcaGTGTTTGGCAGCTTGACCTGTGAATTAAAACAGCAGAATTCGtgaatgttgttatttttcttcgGTGGTAGTGAagtaaagaaacattttatatgATTAGCCCAAAGTAGTGTTGTTCCATTCATAAGTGATATTAACTATCCAGTTCATGTTGATTTTGAAGTGTGTGTATCATtgcaagaaaaaataatgaagcCAAGTTAAGTAAACCGTAAAGTTACttgtatagttttttttttgacaggggCAAAAACAAGTCCGTAACCAAAAAGCCCCAGTTTGCTTAATGCTGCATATGACAACCTGAACTTGTCTCATCTTTCAGCCCATGTCCAATTACTGCCTGCTGGCTGAGAACTCCTACATCAAGatggtgagtgagtgagatttTTACCACTGGGCTTGGAAATTCCACTTTTTGCTTGTGTTCAGTTTTATCACCTTTTATCCAAATTTTCCTCACAGCATTtaattgttgttattaaaaacagaattgGTGTTAATATCAGATTGCCAAACATTGCTTATAAGCCTGATTGTATATTTGTCTCCTTTACAATAGAGATAATGAGGTGGTTTGCACAAACTGATTGACCACATGTGATGTTTGATGCCACTTGACTTGCATTGCCATTATGCTGCATGTTGATGTCATCCATATTATTCAtagagtaaataaatgaaatatttgaggAAATAATAAGATTTGgattgtgaaaaaaatgtatttacagtaGTAGATCTCaaatttctctccctctcttcaaaGATGATGGAAGATGCTGATCAGGTATTGATTAAACTTCTGTCAGTGACAGAATATTATTAAAACACCTCCCTagatgtgtttctttgtgttcttgttgcGCCTCAGACTGCTTTCTGTCTCAGATTAGCAGTGCTGCATCAAAGTCTCAGAATAATTATGTCCTTTGGACTTCCTCCTTCTGCTCAGGCTGGTTTCTTATAAACAGTGTTGTGGCCTTTGGTGTTGGGTTAACAAAGtggttttgctgtgtttttctccatATCTACAAAATAATTATTGACCACTTTTAAAATACAAAGAGAAAGACTGCATTGCCTGAGTGTGAACTGtaagttttgattttattttatt contains:
- the ap3d1 gene encoding AP-3 complex subunit delta-1 isoform X4 codes for the protein MALKIVKGSIDRMFDKNLQDLVRGIRNHKEDEAKYISTCIDEIKQELKQDNIAVKANAVCKLTYLQMLGYDVSWAAFNIVEVMSSSKFTYKRIGYLAASQCFHESTDVIMLTTNQIRKDLSSPNQYDTGVALTGLSCFVTPDLARDLANDIMTLMSHTKPYIRKKAVLIMYKVFLKYPESLRPAFPRLKEKLEDPDPGVQSAAVNVICELARRNPKNYLSLAPLFFKLMTSSTNNWVLIKIIKLFGALTPLEPRLGKKLIEPLTNLIHSTSAMSLLYECVNTVIAVLISLSSGMPNHSASIQLCVQKLRILIEDSDQNLKYLGLLAMSKILKTHPKSVQSHKDLILQCLDDKDESIRLRALDLLYGMVSKKNLMEIVKKLMLHVDKAEGTTYRDELLTKIIDICSQSNYQYITNFEWYISILVELTRLEGTRHGHLIASQMLDVAIRVKAIRAFAVAQMATLLDNAHLLTGNMQRNGICEVLYAAAWICGEFSEHLENPIQTLEAMLRPKVATLPGHIQAVYVQNAAKLFATVLKGQEGNTDSTAAQETSQLMIDRLPLFVQSANLEVQERASCILQLVKYIQKLQQKDVEVAEEVSALFAGELNPVAPKAQKKVPVPEGLDLDAWINEPPSESESEDEQPKAIFAKEEPKHSRPRHTEVDEKELARRREARKQEQANNPFYIKASPSSQKVYQDTPGVEHIPVVQIDLSVPLKVPGMPMSDQYVKLEEERRQKERAEKKKKEKKKRKEKRSGRGKKQDSGPESEEDITPAHMVDIVTEEMPENALPSDDDDKDPNDPHKALDIDLDKPLADSEKLPVRSHRAAESLKSPAEDGDVESAAIHAPKKKNGKEKREKKKDKDSDRKKSKEEKKKKKHKHEEKEEDLLGGQAEEPAVQSEETNEVAAPPTSTSAEEAPTVAAAEAAPVPKVASGTAPNSEPDEPKDTEMEETKSSKHKKKKQKKEKEEKEKKKKKKHHHHHHHSDGGGEESVQNGTVEDEEPLPPMSNYCLLAENSYIKMMMEDADQVCDIQGNLQDGSQVVVSVIFENKCDSFLKSMEFNVLDSLNSKLQRPEGSGPHDGLTVPFQLPPGVSNEARFVFTVQSIVMPQKLKGTLTFIVKNEDSSTHEKLDFKLHFTCTSYLITTPCYSDAFAKLLESGDLKGSSVRLEGVNMPFHHLLARICFHHHFSVVERIDSCASMYSRSIQGHHVCLLVKTSGQTVSIDAKCDEPTLLGNVLDEIKQTFSQC
- the ap3d1 gene encoding AP-3 complex subunit delta-1 isoform X3, whose product is MALKIVKGSIDRMFDKNLQDLVRGIRNHKEDEAKYISTCIDEIKQELKQDNIAVKANAVCKLTYLQMLGYDVSWAAFNIVEVMSSSKFTYKRIGYLAASQCFHESTDVIMLTTNQIRKDLSSPNQYDTGVALTGLSCFVTPDLARDLANDIMTLMSHTKPYIRKKAVLIMYKVFLKYPESLRPAFPRLKEKLEDPDPGVQSAAVNVICELARRNPKNYLSLAPLFFKLMTSSTNNWVLIKIIKLFGALTPLEPRLGKKLIEPLTNLIHSTSAMSLLYECVNTVIAVLISLSSGMPNHSASIQLCVQKLRILIEDSDQNLKYLGLLAMSKILKTHPKSVQSHKDLILQCLDDKDESIRLRALDLLYGMVSKKNLMEIVKKLMLHVDKAEGTTYRDELLTKIIDICSQSNYQYITNFEWYISILVELTRLEGTRHGHLIASQMLDVAIRVKAIRAFAVAQMATLLDNAHLLTGNMQRNGICEVLYAAAWICGEFSEHLENPIQTLEAMLRPKVATLPGHIQAVYVQNAAKLFATVLKGQEGNTDSTAAQETSQLMIDRLPLFVQSANLEVQERASCILQLVKYIQKLQQKDVEVAEEVSALFAGELNPVAPKAQKKVPVPEGLDLDAWINEPPSESESEDEQPKAIFAKEEPKHSRPRHTEVDEKELARRREARKQEQANNPFYIKASPSSQKVYQDTPGVEHIPVVQIDLSVPLKVPGMPMSDQYVKLEEERRQKERAEKKKKEKKKRKEKRSGRGKKQDSGPESEEDITPAHMVDIVTEEMPENALPSDDDDKDPNDPHKALDIDLDKPLADSEKLPVRSHRAAESLKSPAEDGDVESAAIHAPKKKNGKEKREKKKDKDSDRKKSKEEKKKKKHKHEEKEEDLLGGQAEEPAVQSEETNEVAAPPTSTSVSDLDFWLSNAPVPSNTQEAPTVAAAEAAPVPKVASGTAPNSEPDEPKDTEMEETKSSKHKKKKQKKEKEEKEKKKKKKHHHHHHHSDGGGEESVQNGTVEDEEPLPPMSNYCLLAENSYIKMVCDIQGNLQDGSQVVVSVIFENKCDSFLKSMEFNVLDSLNSKLQRPEGSGPHDGLTVPFQLPPGVSNEARFVFTVQSIVMPQKLKGTLTFIVKNEDSSTHEKLDFKLHFTCTSYLITTPCYSDAFAKLLESGDLKGSSVRLEGVNMPFHHLLARICFHHHFSVVERIDSCASMYSRSIQGHHVCLLVKTSGQTVSIDAKCDEPTLLGNVLDEIKQTFSQC